AGCCCTCAATTCTCGTTGAATTCTATGAATGTCcaagaattgaaaagaaaacttGTATATCAAGTCTTATTAATTCATTCAAAAACTGCCTCTGCCTTCTGGAGGCTACATGCATAAATACTCGAGCATATGAGGTTTAAACAACCTttttggaaacaatataatAACGAGCTAATAATGGCCAATAATAAAGGAATAATAAAATGCTGAATTAACGGAAGAGACGTGATGTAAATATTCTTGATCCCATGATTGCAGTAATAGCCTTTTAGTCTGCTGAATTGAAGGAATAGCTGATCCCATCCTTAATTCATGCGCCTGTCATATCTCTCCATGAATGCGTGGGCCATGTGGACTGCATCAAGTCTTCTTGTAGAAGTCCCTCATTATTAATGGGATAGTCACTGCCTGAATGCAAGACAGACTTCTCGGTATTGAAATAGGCTTCCCAAGTCCTAGGTAAGCCTTGGTTTATATTTGTTACATGCAAAGTTAAACAGAGGTGAGTCTTCTCGAGATATGTCTGCATGAGGTGATATTTTGTTCATCACAACAGTGCCACATGTTTATTTCAGGTTGGTGGGTTAATGTAAGAATTTTACActtaattttcttctctttttttttccaaatcaaagTCATGTCACATATTAGAGTACACATCAGCTTAATTTAACGTGAGTTTGGATGAAAGACTATCATAGACCAAACTTCATAGTACATGGGTTTGTTTAGCCtcaaacaaaataaaggggCTTGTTTAACCCCTTTTCGAATGGCCATTTCAGTAGTAATCCCCAAAAAAAACACTCTCTCCTCGCTAGCAATAACCATACAACCAACATCATGACATCTTTTCTTAATACGGGGAAAAACACTTTTTCTTAAAAACATATATCCTACATATTCGAGACACACCCGAGTGTTATTAATTCATACATTAGAAAGAAGACACAATAAAAGGCATGCAAAcgccaagaacactcaatacaATTCCCAAGCCAGAGTACATCGAAATCGAACATCCTACTCAATGCCCATCTTCATCCTAAACATAACAGCAAAGTCGTAGACATCCTTCTCATTGCAAAGGGACTTGGACACAGTCTCCTTCTGCATGCACCTCTTGGCCCATGAACCAAGCTTGGGCAACCTACTCTCTATACTGAAATTGCCAAAGGTCTCATAGGTGTAAAACCATGGAAGGAGACCAAAGCAATATCAACAAACCCAAATTTGTTGCCTCCAAAGTATGGCTTATCACCAAGCTCATCCTCCAAGACCTTCAGGATTCCTATGAACTCCTCCTTGGCTGCCTCCAGCTCTTCTCCTTTTGTGGTCAATATCTTCCTCACAACATCAATCATCTGCCATTTCATAAATCAATACgtaaatttttagaagtctagtcACTACAAGAGATTACATTCGCTCTAGGAATGGCAATCATGTTGACAAGGTAGTTTGAAATCAATAAATGGCTACCCACAGTAGATGCCAAAAAGTTTGATTCATAATCACCACTACAAACAGTGGAGTCTTTAACGACGCTTTAGTTAATAACAAAAAAACGTCGTAAAAGGTATTTTACAGTACTTTTGAAATGCTGAACAAGCGTCGTCAATACATATGTCGATAAAAATATCGCGACATTTTAAAGTAGACATTGGTAAGTTAAACATTTACGACGCATTTGAGATCACCGTAAAACAGTTAATAAGCGTTGGCATGTCacaaatatatttgttatatttaaatttaaaattttcaaaatattttctttcacTCGTTAGtgtctaaatttttttaacaaaaaatatgaaTTAACCCATTTATGAAGTAAACCATTTAGTAATTAGGAGAGTTATTTTAGTTATTTCTTTTCCTTGTTAGAAGTCTATTTCATTATTAGGTTATTAGGAGTTTTAGTAGTTAATATGAATTTTaatcaaattagtattttaaattttattagggttttatgGTTTTAGTATATATAGGGTGGTACCGTTTCGACAAAAGAAGAGATGATTGATAAATGAATAATATGGAATGGGCCTAACTCAGCACTGAAAAACCGACTTATcaatgttaggtttgcccaCGCTTATAAAGCGCATCAGTCAATCACATCCTTCTGATGTGGGATACCCGTACCATAATAATTTTGAGATTTCTCTTAacgttcttggtggattccaaacttccttggtggattccaagttatcTTGGTTTAGTTGTGAACGAGTCAATCAATCATTTCTTCCGCACCGCGTCAAATGTAACCATTTTAAAAGATATCCGGAATTAGCAATTATCTGGAATTAAAGCATCTACTGATAAATAGTTACCTTGTTGTCGATATAATCGGCCCAAAACCTAGCTTGAGCTCTCTCGTAAGGATCGGAGGGAAGCAGAGGAGACTTGTCGTTCCAGACCTCATCGATGTACTGAACAATGAGGAGAGACTCGCATATTGGCTTGCCGTTGTGGATGAGAACAGGGATCTTCTTGTGAATCGGGTTCatctgaagaagaagaggacttTTGTTGACCAAGTCCTGCTCCTTGTACTCGTACTTGATCCCCTTCTCCGCCAAGGCTATCCTAACCCTCATCCCGAACATACTGATATTTTTGTCTAGCAGAATCACCTGGTCTGCCATTGTTTCAGAACTTGGAAATGCAGAGGGAGAGGAAGACGAATCGCCTTTTACTTGGGAGTTGGCGAAATGAACAGCTCCAGTGTGGTGTGTACTTAAACCTAAAAGGTCCTTCTAAAACATTGTCATTGCGTTGGTCAATAATTTCCTTattaagcaatatatatatctatagatGGAAAGTACGGAAATGTCATAAAAATGTtaccaaaaattttaaatctaGCCAAATATTTTGAGATTCCGCCACCTTTTTtagtgtcaattttttttttttttttgtggttggtACCAGATTCCTATATtcatcaatttatttattttttttagttttttcgtTGAGTTCATAAGTGTGTTGAATAACCGCCACTATTtgaaatatttgtttctttgaatGGAAAGAGTACaaattcaatccatagatgcGGGGATTTTAAAGTACTAGTTTTTTTGTGGGTATCATGTGAAGACAATTTTTTTCAGTCATATCGTAACTCTAGAACGAGTTATTTTTCAAGTGTAGAATTCCTAATTTCCTTTCATAATTAGGAGAGTAagcttaattattttcttttctcattaGAAGTCCATTTTGTATAGAATTATTaggattttaaatatttttaattttattaacatttcctttcttttttttgtttaaataggaGTATGAGCCTTTAGGCTAATAatcttttaaataaaaaatttcaaattgatttTGTTGCTCTGAAATAGGGTTTCTAGATGAAGAAGGAATAGATGCATTGAACTTGCCGTGAGTCATGAATTGGTTTTGATAACTTGGCTTCGATTCCATAAAATAGTTTAAAGAAATTCAAATTCGAATAGATCGCAAGAAGCAGAAGCAAATCTATTGATTCATTAAAAAGCAAGTTACAGAGAAAACAGTAACAGGCACCTTATAACAGGGATGACTGCAACGGTCATCTAGATtcaaaaagaaacaataaaataatacaagaGTAATGGTCACAAAACGATGTCattaatgaagaaaaacataaaaaacctAAAAGATGCCGTATCAACTCAGAATCCAAAACGGtgggactatttgcactcccaATTTTCTCATTCACATCCCAAAATCCACAAAAAACCATAGGCTGTAAACACCCCAACGCGCCAAATTGAGACTCATTCTCTCCTTCCTCTtttcttcactctctctctgttttgtctctcTCACCTCTACCTCTATGTTTTGTTGACGTTGATGGGCGACGACAATTACCACATCGATCAAGACAACATTTGTTGCGTTGAGTTCTTGGGTGTTTGGGAGCGGAGAGCTGGTTATGGATTCAAGAGAGATCTCCAAGCGGTATCTCAAGTCAAATTTTGTGGTTGATCTTGCTGCTGCACTTCCATTCCTTAggtttatttttgttcttttccatAATTTGTTATAACTGATATTATGGTTTGTGACTGGCTAATTTTCAATTCCATGGGAGCTTAGGTTCTTACTACTTCTTACTTTGTAGATTATCATCTGGTTAGTGATTTCAGCCACAAAAACTTCAAGATCTAATCATGCTAACAACTCTCTCGCTCTGATGCTAATAACACTATGTTTTTTGACAAGAAACCTATATGGGGTGTGTtcggtttttttttgaaaaaacatcaaaatgaggTGTGTTCAGattaaaacatattttaatgGGGTTTCTTAGTTTTGGGGTGTGAATGGGAAAATAGGAAGTACAAATAATCCCCACCATCCAAAACGGAGGCGTTTTCATGGTTTCAGAGAGAAATCTCACAGAAGCTCTAGCAATGATTGCGTTGAAAAGATCatcatctttcagtgaccaaaataaGACTTTACTCAATGTTTATCTTGGGTTGTGTTGCTTATTGATTAAATACAACTTTTTTTACTTGTTCATCAACTATGCATGTGGTTCAATATAAAAGCAGAATAGAGtgaaaataagaaaagacaGAATCTTTGATTCCCGCTAGAAAGGAGTGTGAATTACTAACTAAAGATTGAAGCTTCACCTCCATCTCCGTTTCGATACTACAATAAGACTGTAAAGCATGAACAATGAAATCCCTCTGCATTTCTTTATATGGTTGTAACATTGTTAGGCCAACCCCGGTAAGAAGGAAGCCAAGTTATGAGGAGATCGATTGTGTACCTCAATTTGCCTTTTCGGCATTGGCAACATGCTCCCCACACAATTCTGTATCGTGCTTGAAGCGTAAAGGTTCAACGAATTGGATGAACGTTCAACGCATGGTTTGATGTGGAcgattataaataaataaacttttaataggttaagttcaaatagGTCACTGAAATATATGAGTATTTGTAATTACGTCACAGaaagaataataaatttttatcaagTGTCGTTTATTCCACACATAAGAAAGAACACAATAAAAGGCAAACTCCAAGAGCAGTGACAATACAAATTCCAAGCAAGAGtacatcaaaatcaaacacCCTACTCAATTCCCAACTCCTTCCTATACGTAACAACAAAGTCGTAGACAGCCTTCTCATCGGAAAGGGACTTGGACACAGTCTCCTTCTGCATGCACCTCTTGGCCCATGAAACAAGCTTGGGCAACCTACTCTCTATACTGAAATCGCCGAAGTTCTCAACGGCGTAAAACCAGGTAGAGAAGCAAACCAAAGCAATATCAGCAAAGCTAAATTTTTCGCCTCCAAAGTAGGGCTTATCACCAAGCTCATCCTCCAAGACCTTCAGGATTCCTATGAACACCTCCTTGGCTGCCTCCAGCTCTTCTCCTTTTGTGGTCAATATCTTCACTATAGCATCATATATCTGCATTTAATAAATCATTACAACAGACTGTATTTGCTCTAGGAATGGCAATTGTGTTTACACGGTAATTTGAAATCAATGAATGGTTACCCACTTCTAGAAACAACGGGTTGTTGGCTGAGATGGTGAATTTGACCATGGTAACTCTTAACGCAAACTGGAGGTCATGAATTCAAATCTCATTAGTATTTCCATTATCACAATTTATAATGGGGATTGTGTGGTCTTTCAGGTGACTCAGGGTTTACCAACCAATTATTCGGTGAGCAACTAAGTGGATTCCATgttataaaaaatatcttaagctTATACCAAGTGAGCTATCCAATTAAATGAAATGGAAATAGTTACCTTCTGGTCGACATAATTGGCCCAAAACCTAGCATGAGCTCTCTCATAAGCATCGGAGGGAAGCAGAGGCGACTTGTCGTTGTTCCAGACCTCATCGATGTACTCAACAATGACGAGAGACTCGCAGATTGGCTTGCCATTGTGGATGAGAACAGGGATCTTCTTGTGAACAGGGTTCatctgaagaagaagagggcTTTTATTGACCAAATCTTGCTCCTTGTACTCGTACTTGATCCCCTTCTCGGCCAAGGCTATCCTAACCCTACTCCCGAACATACTAACATTTTCGTCTAGCAGAATCACCTGGTCCGCCATTGTTTCAGAACTTGCAAATGCAAAGCGACAGGAAGATGATCAAACGTACTCTTAATTGGGAGTTGTGGAATGAATGAACAGATCCATTGTGGTGTCTACTACTTATACCCTGAACGTTCTTCGACAGTTCTACAACATGTGTCATGGCGCTCGTCATGTTGTCCCTTTGACGGTGTCGTTTTCGTGTGGAATAGTCTCTTCCCTTTTGTTCAAGAAAGAATCCGCGACAAATAATATGGGATTAGTCAAAACACATAATAGAATAACTTAGACCAACGTCAGGCTTAAGCCCAGTCAACTTTGCCCAACCCCATGAActtttaacaaatttttttttttatttgagtgggggttaataaaattttataataaatgcaAGATttggcccttttttttttttttgataaagaggaAGGTACctcaagattttattaaaatCCTCACTTATGACGGAGGAATAATATTCAAACTTGTTAATCTAATGAATGTTTGACATCTTTCCAATATAGTCACTCGGATGATAGGTGTGTTTGCTTACGTATttgattgtttaattttaagctacaattataaaaaaaaataataagaagtaTTCTTCACGTTGCATTGTAATGAATATTATAACACAAATCTCGTCTGTACAATAGGGAAATTTTTGATACATGAAGCCATGATCTAATAGATATCTAGAAATCTTATTCTATCTAATTCTACCTAATATTCTATATTGATTCTCTATAGTATCTAAATTCGAAATatataatctaaaaaaaaaaaagataaagaaataaGGAGAAATGGAGATATAAAAAAAAGCTATCCTGTGTTCTGGAATCAAAGAAGGATATAGAAAAGGTCTTTGCTATGTCTCTTATGTTATGAAACTTTTTTTATGGGAAAGAAAGGAATAGTTATTTATTCCTATAGAGCATCTAGGAGTAAAAAGATTTAATCGGAAATATCGACGGATTTCCGCAGAGCCCAAAgaaatatgaaaatgaaaagagagACCCACTGTTCCGATTTCATCTATATCGAATTTTATATCGAATTTTAATATCAGGATAGTggatataataataattcaatggGTTAGGTTCacttactttttcttttgttgatttcgaatctttaattttttttttgattaaaataatgtaaagtcaaataggaatgTTTGGcgattcaaaagaaaatttatcaCTAGTATTACTATACTATAACTTATTAGAATGCTAACTTATGCTAATTCATTCATTTTTAGAATTATACGCTTTCTTACTTTTTGATATtaggaaaaattaaatatagttCTTCATGGGAGAGCTTTATTCCAATAGAgacattcttaaaagtcttattccataaaatccatgtactttaaactaatattccaaaaaggacCAACTtttatcctaatttttttaaatgactaaaataacctcagtttaattatttaaattttaaaaattaatcataaagttTACGGAAATTCCTTATTCACTTACGAAAGCTCCTCTTTCACGATTATAGCTACAGTGAATATTTTTCTTCCCAATTTTCTTcgtgaaattgattttctaatatgaatcttgcttcaattttgaatttctataatgATTCACCTTGCGATCCTATTGATTTTGGATATTATCGGTGTTTGAATTTCTAGATCTGATCATACTCACCAAAGGACTTATAGTTTTCTTCGATCTGTcacacatcattatttttgaaagtttttgtggtgatttttcttgtttttttttgttctgattcCGGTTGCATATTGCAGgtaatatgttatatgtttcgattaatttgatatttgtcataatgttatctgtcttgctaaatgttatttgtcttacTGAAATGCTATatatctttaatgaaatgttatttgtttttacagaaatattatttgtttgaagttccaaaacagataacatttaagAACATATATGAAACAGATATATTATCTGCAAATTCATATccaatttcagaagaaaaaaaaagagttcgaaaaagcaataaaacctcaaaggtgatgcaccttggtccgtggagttgattggtgATGTTGATGGTCATCGGAGTTGGTCATATTGGCatgatctagctctttttcaaatggtagccatgatttcaagaagcttttttgacgaatcaagtgataatcgatggCCAGTGATGACTGGGCTTTGATCGAACTAACCTAGAGCTTTATTTCAGTAGTTTGTTCaacatgaaggaagaagaagagagagaaaaaaaggaggaagaagaatgacaTCAAGTGTGTGACTCTAAACGGATTTTAGAGGTACTTTTGTCAACACAATactgataagtgccaaaaatgtacacttttaataatgaattattaaggcatttgtcacataattagggcttaaaaTGATTATTACAccattaaaatgcaaatatcattttcactcactttgtatttatttttatatttccaggcccaattcataccaaccaatgttcaacatttgctaactcatttcatgaagagcccatatgcttgtgtccactaccatcttcatcaatttcttgattatcatttgaaagcccaccacatgatttgtcaaaatcatttgacatcattccatgcatcaccatcattatagtgcaaattggacattcaatggtggtgactccacttaaatgcaatggtggtgactccatttacattcaatggtggtgactccacttacttagtgcaaattgatcattcaatggtggtggctccacttattttgtcatggttggtcattcaatggatgga
This sequence is a window from Tripterygium wilfordii isolate XIE 37 chromosome 8, ASM1340144v1, whole genome shotgun sequence. Protein-coding genes within it:
- the LOC120004384 gene encoding probable glutathione S-transferase, giving the protein MADQVILLDENVSMFGSRVRIALAEKGIKYEYKEQDLVNKSPLLLQMNPVHKKIPVLIHNGKPICESLVIVEYIDEVWNNDKSPLLPSDAYERAHARFWANYVDQKIYDAIVKILTTKGEELEAAKEVFIGILKVLEDELGDKPYFGGEKFSFADIALVCFSTWFYAVENFGDFSIESRLPKLVSWAKRCMQKETVSKSLSDEKAVYDFVVTYRKELGIE